In Caldisericum sp., the sequence CAAAGATTGAAATCGTCAATGACCCCAAAGAAGCAGCAAAAGATGCTGATGTCCTTTATACAGATGTTTGGGCTTCAATGGGACAGGAAGCAGAGCATGATAAGAGAGTCCAGATTATGAAACCATTCCAGATTAATTCAGACATTCTAAAATATGCAAAAGAGGATGCCATCGTTATGCACTGTCTGCCTGCTCATCGTGGGGAAGAAATTACTGACGAAGTGCTTGATGGTCCTCATTCTGTTGTATTTGACCAGGCTGAAAATAGACTTCATATACAAAAAGCAATCCTTTCGCTTCTCATATAAGTTAACATTTATTGAATTACAATTTAAAAAAGCCCCCGTAAGGGGGCTTTAAAACTTTAACATCTATTTTTCTAAACTAATTTAATGCCAAGGGCTTCGTAAACTGACTGCAGAAATGCATCTTCAGGAAGGGCTCCCTCGAATTCTGCTTTTCCTTCATTTATCACTACCTTAGGCACAGCGTAAACATTGTACTGGTTTGACCAATCTGGAAATTCATTTGCTTCGATCATTGCTCCTACTATGTTAGGATTTTCAAGGGCAAACTGATGTGCTGTTCTCACTGCTCTTGGGCAGTATGGGCAAGTTGGGGTTACAAAAACAAGTATCTCTACTTTACTTGTAATTTTCCTAACTTTTTCTTTGATATCGATAGGAAGTTCCGTCTCGCCCTTTGATACATCAATAATGTCCTCAAGCAGTGATGAAAACTCATGCCCTGATGGGATGCCGTAGTAAACTATGTTCTTATTTGTCTTTTGCCCTTCGATGAATAGAGCAGAAATTGCTTTAACTCCATATTCTTTTTCTTTTTCCGGGTCATCTCTGTAGATATTCATCTTAATCTTAGGGGACAACTCTGCAACTTCCTTAACGATTTCTTCAGTGTAAGGTAAATACTGCTCGTTAAATTTTGTAACATTAGGCCCATTTGTTTCGAGGAATAAAGTTAATGTTACTTCATCTTTTAAATTCTTTTCAAACAAGTCCTTAATGTACTCTACATCTTTTTCTTTTAATAATCTTTCCATTCTTCACCTCTTATTATAAATTTTTGATATATTTATCTGCTTCGGCTGCTGCAATTGCTGCATCGCCACAAGCAGTTACAACTTGCCTTAACGGTGTATTTCTAACATCACCTACTGCATATAGCCCAGGGACAGATGTTTCCATTTTCATATTTGTAATTACAAAACCTCTCTCGTCGAGGTCGACAAGCCCTTTCACGAGTTCAGAATTTGGTTTTTCTCCAATAGCAACAAAAACTCCATCAACTTTTAACACTTTGTGTTCTTTGGTAACAACATTTTCAATTTCGAGACCTTCTACTTTCTTATCACCGAGCACATGCACCGGTATATATTCGAGTTCAAATGTAATTTTGGGATTCGAGAAAGCCGCTTCCTGCAGAATCTTTGTTGCTCTTAATTCTTTTCTTCTATGTACAACGATTACCTTTTCCGCAAATTTCGATAGGGTTAAAGCATCATGTATTGCCGTATCGCCACCACCAATCACTGCAACAGTTTTACTTTTGAAAAACGCAGCATCACATGTTGCGCAATACGAAATACCTCTGCCTCTAAATTTTTCTTCTTCCGGGACAGGTAATTTAACAGGCTCTGCGCCAGTTGCTAAAATGACAGTCCATGCCCTCAATTTTCCATATTCGGTTTCAAGATAGAAAAGGTCGTCAATTTTTTCAATAGATCTTACATCTGTTAGCACGATGTTTGTGCCAAATCTTTCAGCTTGTTTCTTGAAAAGATTTACAAGATCTGATCCGGAAATTCCCTCAGGGAAGCCTGGGTAATTTTCTACCCATTCGCTTACCGCTATCTGTCCGCCAACTGCCACTTTTTCAAATAAAACCGATTTTAGTCGAAATCTTCCTGCATAAATTGCAGCAGTTAGCCCTGCAGGTCCACCGCCTATGATTGCAAGGTCATAAATTTCATTTATATCCAGAGTCTCTTTTTTAACTTCGTGAACCGCAAATAACTCGTCCATAAAACCTCCTATAAATTATTACTTCCGAAGTATTATATTAATCTATGGATTTTTGTCAAGATTTTGACTTTCTATTAGAGGCGATCTTAGGGCTAACTTCTTCCCAGATTCTTTCAAGATCATAGAACCTTCGTTTTTCTTCGGTCATTATGTGGACAATAACGCTTCCATAATCCATCGCAATCCATGTTGAGTCGGCTCCTTTATCAACAGAAATTGGTATAACTTTTTTCTTCTTAAGTTTTTCCTCGACCTCGTTAGAAATGGCATCACAGTGCTCGCTTACGCTTCCTGTGCAAATAACAAAATAGTCGGTTATGATGGTGAGTTTTTTTACATCAATAATCTTAATATCTTCGCCTTTTTTGTCCTCAATAACTTTTACAATAAAATTTGCAAGTGTTTTACCTTTCATATTTCTATTATACCAAAATAATAGGATTTTAAATAAATTTTTGATATAATTTATTGAATTGGAGGTAAAAAATGGATAATCTTGAAAGTATTATTAGGGCTTTAGGTGAAGAAGTTAACGAGTCAATTTTTGTTGGCATAACAGGTAAAGATGGGTTGCCTGTTGCAATGTATGCAAAAGAAAACGTCGAAGCTGCGCTTGCAAGCGCTGAAATTTCTTCGATTTTTTCAATTATCGAAAGATCCATAAAAAATCTTTCTTTAGGAAAGGCTAAAGAGTTTTTTGTGCTAACAGACTCCTACGGTGTTTTTGGTGTCCCATTAATTTATGATTGTTACCTTTTTTTAATTGCAAGAGAACCTATCAACCTTGGTAGAGTAAGAATTGAATTCAAGAAGTTCTTGCCAAAGATAGAGGAGATGATGAAATAATGGAAAAAATTCT encodes:
- a CDS encoding thioredoxin family protein, which encodes MERLLKEKDVEYIKDLFEKNLKDEVTLTLFLETNGPNVTKFNEQYLPYTEEIVKEVAELSPKIKMNIYRDDPEKEKEYGVKAISALFIEGQKTNKNIVYYGIPSGHEFSSLLEDIIDVSKGETELPIDIKEKVRKITSKVEILVFVTPTCPYCPRAVRTAHQFALENPNIVGAMIEANEFPDWSNQYNVYAVPKVVINEGKAEFEGALPEDAFLQSVYEALGIKLV
- the rsfS gene encoding ribosome silencing factor — encoded protein: MLLFWYNRNMKGKTLANFIVKVIEDKKGEDIKIIDVKKLTIITDYFVICTGSVSEHCDAISNEVEEKLKKKKVIPISVDKGADSTWIAMDYGSVIVHIMTEEKRRFYDLERIWEEVSPKIASNRKSKS
- the trxB gene encoding thioredoxin-disulfide reductase; protein product: MDELFAVHEVKKETLDINEIYDLAIIGGGPAGLTAAIYAGRFRLKSVLFEKVAVGGQIAVSEWVENYPGFPEGISGSDLVNLFKKQAERFGTNIVLTDVRSIEKIDDLFYLETEYGKLRAWTVILATGAEPVKLPVPEEEKFRGRGISYCATCDAAFFKSKTVAVIGGGDTAIHDALTLSKFAEKVIVVHRRKELRATKILQEAAFSNPKITFELEYIPVHVLGDKKVEGLEIENVVTKEHKVLKVDGVFVAIGEKPNSELVKGLVDLDERGFVITNMKMETSVPGLYAVGDVRNTPLRQVVTACGDAAIAAAEADKYIKNL